The segment tttgtgggtaagatctgacttgtattttgacctgggtctggggcttggtcctttgggattgggaaaacctcttttcttttactggggtattggttttcataaccagtcATCCCGACAAGAAGTGgctgctggtggtgatactggggaactggagtgtctgagggaattgcttgtgtaacttatggttagccagtggggtaaactgaagtcctctctggTTGGTTTGGTGCCTTAGTTTGTAAAGGACccccagctttgggctgtaactgccctgttctaagcaatttgtcctgaattgataccctcagttgtgtcccgccagaggcCACATCGTTACACCGGGGTTCACACTCGCTGCTGTTACTGCGGCGCAGGGTTCAGGAGCAGCCGCAGCCCCACAGCCAGGTGGTCCGAGCAGCCGGCCAGCTGGGTGATGAAGGAAAATTTCTCCACCTCCTGGGCAAAGCAAGAGGACAGCAGTGTCAGGAGCAcagcaggctccccctccctccggagAATGAAGGGGGGGTGTCCCCTGAGactacagatcccagcatgcaatgcaccAGGCCTGGCTGAGCCAGAGCAGTGCAGGCTGGGACTTGTAGTCTCCATGGGCTGCAGCTTCCCCTCAATCAACGCTGAGCACTGACACAGCTCGCTACCCCTTCCCGGCCATGGCCAGGCCAGGCTCCTTCCCCCACTGCAGGGCAGGGAACAGCCCAGAGCGGGGCCGAGGTCCCAGCCAGCATCTCGCAGCACATTGGGGTCAGAGCCTGCAGAGAACCCAGGCCCCCCGGCTCGGACCCTTCCAGGGAGCCCCAGACCGTGCTGAGTAGCTCTTTGAAGCCCCTGCTCCTGAGCAGCGATTGAGCGAGGccagccccctgctgcctggCCCCACGGCACCGTACCACCGAGCCCCCGGAGCGTGGGAGCTGCTGAGAGCCCCCGAAGGATCCGACGTAGCGAGtgcggctgccagccccagccaCCTCCCCAGCACGGCCCCCGCGGCCCTaccagcccccagcagctggcCCCTGAGCTGGGTCTCAGCTGAACCCCCTGCTCCGGGCCCAGcgtccctggctgggagctctcCTGCACTTGGGCTTGGGGCCTGCCCTTCGCTCCGTGGGGCCCAGGCTGGCGGGGCCCCGGGCCCCTCTGGGCACTCACCGTTGTCAGGCTGATGGGGGCGGGGTGCTCGCGGTACAGGATGTAGTCGATGCGACGCCCTTCCCAGGGGCTCCCTGCTGCCGAGGGGTCGGGGCGGCCGTCCCGCAGGATGGGACCCGCCAGGTACGTCCGCCTGCCTTCCTCTTGCTCCAGGGTCCTGCGGGGTGCACGGGGAGCCgtcagcagggtggggggagggggccaagtggcgggggaggaggaacgGGGCTCTGCGTAGGGGGCTAGTCACACATGGGCTGCATGGCAAGGGAGGGCCATGCAGAGGGTAGCCCCTAGTGTCCCATTAacctgtgtgggggcgggggcagagcctgCCTTGACCTAGGGCTGtaaacccctctgcccccaccgtGCTCCGGAACCTGCAGAAACCCCGGACGTTTCCCCCTCCCGCAGCGCCCGGAACCCGCAGGGCCCCTGGACGACTCCTCCCTCGCTCCGGAACCCGCGGGTGCAGCCGTTACCTTTTCAGCTTCTCTGGGGTCGACACGGCCTCCTCGTGGATCTCCAGGTAGTTCAGCAGGGTGCCTGCAGGGACGTGAGCAGCAGTTAGagccattccccccaccccaaaatcttCCTTCACCCACGGGTACCTCAGCAGAGatctgggggggcggcggggagcagggctgggacagcaggagctCCGGGTCaggaggggcatgggcagagctggggggcaggcctAGGCTAGCAGGGCCTCTGACCCCCTGACCCCCGCTGTCTCACCCTGAGCTCCCAAAGGCTGGGTCCCTGGGAGGATTTGGATCTAGATGTTTATCTGCAGCCCCAGACAGGGTCCCGGCGCCGCGGAACTTAGACAGAGAGGGCAGCAAGGCTGCACCGGGCGCTGGGCCGGCCAGACACGTACCTATGGCCCAGGGCTGGTCCTGCCTGGGCCCCACTCGGCATGGGTCTTGGTACTGGCGGAAGATGTCATGGGTCTGCTCCAACTCATCCCCTGGAAAGAGCCAGCAGAGTGAATGGGCCCATctgccctcccccatcccttccaggccaccctctccccctctgctccttgtgtgATGGAAATTTTCTGTCATATTTTTATGATTCTGatacgtgcctcagtttccctctataCTTTGCTGCTCCTGGAAGACTGCAGGAGACACAGGTGTGCCTGGATTCACTGCAGGGAGCCATGGAGCAAGACAGGATCACTGGGGCCTGACAAGCCAGCCCAGGAGTGTCGGAGGCCACGGGCCTGCCGTGGGGAAGTGTGTGAACCCTTGGGGTGCGGCACGCTGGAGGGGTCACTTCCAAGGGATGGGTTACAGGCTGGGCATGGAGCAGACCCTGTCACTCCGCAACACCTGGTCACCCCACCAGGCTGCTTTCCTCCCCCCACAATCTCCATGAGCTCCCTGCCCATTCCCATGGGTTTTCCCCCCAACCCCATGGGCCCTCCTCTGGGCCAGGCCCCACCTGAGGAGCAGTTGTCAAAGTTGAAGTCCCCGCAGAACACGTCGAAGGCGACGACGTCCCCGTGCTGCGCGTGGGTGTCCTGGAAGAGCTGCACCCAGGAGAGCCCCATGGTGAGCTGGTCACAGCGGATCTGTGCatgggctgggggggacagggctcggTTACTGGCTGCACCCCAAATCCAACCCCTGCAGAGCTCCCCCTCAGGGACTGAGCAGCAACAgagccaggagccccagggcaggaagcaagcaccccccacccaccactcatGGGGTCCCCTCCGCTGCCACTGGAGACCCTGGAGTCAGGGGAGTCTTGGCCCCTGACTGGAAGGTCGGCGTTGGgagctcagcccagcccaggggaCAGCTGCCCCCCCTCGCTCGCAggggccctgtggggcagggctaggaaGGCAAGCAAAGGGAGCTGCGGCTGAATCAGGGAATCGAGTGCCCAGATGCCAACACAGCACCAGCACCAAGCCCGCtccagggagaggcagggagaggtCCGAGGCTGAGTTGTTTCCAGGAGcagaatggggaagggggggcctgAGGGTCCGTGTAACACTCCGTACCTCGGGGGaaccccctgcacccctgtgttcatcataatatgattgtgtggtatccagcgcaaagtttgtcatgtcgggtgtctgcggaaggctcatgatgcactgagcagtgttgttatagtgatgttatgagctgtaatttcatgtatatagttacgAGGCTGAAAacgtgtcctcatggcttaaaacaagcccaggcaaaactctccaggagcagaggggcagttcacacctcatcagggcatgtatgggacaacccagcccagcctcacaggaacaaaggacactggcctagggagcaacaaaggatctgttggactctccagtgagtcacccccctccccttggtCAGTTGGGACCGCGATGAGgaaatgctcacctgactctgaagggggggaggggcaaagccaagagggaagaaagaatatgataaaagggagagacgtttgccacgctcttcctctctctcccacctccatctacagacatcaccaccaagagactgaagcgctgatcaaaggggagagcctggctgaagagcaaccagccagcctgtggtgagaagcatctaagtttgtaaggacattgaaagtgttacaatcagcttagaatgtgctttgcttttatttcatttgaccaaatctgctTGTTatactttgacttataatcacttaaaatctatctgtgtagttaatacatttgtttgtttattctcccTGAAGCAGCAcctttggtttgaagtgtgtcagagactccccttgggataacaagcctgctACAGATCAAttcctttgttaaattgatgaactcatataagcttgcagcatccagtgggcataactggacactgcaagtcAGAGGTTCCTacggttgtgtctgggactggagatattggctagagtcactcagttgcacaatccaaacaGCAGCTTCCATGCCAGAGGcggtgcgtgaacagcccaggaatgggggttctcacagcagagcaggggaaggctggctcccagaataGAGGGTTGGAGTGACTTACCAGATCAtcggtccggataacaccaggggaacgttaCAATCCGGACGGctgttttctccctccccagtcCCCGTGGGCGAGAGCCCCTGACTCACCTCCGTAACACATACTGTGACCCGCTGGAGCGTGCAGGTGTGTGCAGTTCAGGTAGCCCACAATCCTCTGCCTTTGTGCTGACCCCAGCTGCACCTAGCACGTGCACATGGAAACGTTGCCAGTTACAAGCTGGAGGGCCACCGACAGGGTCGGGCCCCACACAGCACAGGCCCCAttgcggggaggggtgggggtgcagggggggccaGGGCGATAGTCAGAGCCGCGGGGAAGGAGGGTCAGTTTCAGCCGTCAGAGCAGggcatggctgggagctgggaggagaCGACCCCCCCCCGCGGTTCCTGGACCCATGTGTCCGTCACCCCATGGGTGCCCTGGACTCAGCCCTTATTGTCTGGCTGGGGTCCCAGCACCTTGTGGGGTGGGAGCCCGGCTCCCGGGGCACATCTAGACAGCCTGCAGCAGCGAGCCCCCAGCGCAGGGCGGGCTCGTCCCCGGGGTCAGAGccgagctccagccccagccatgtcCACACGGCCGGTTGTGAGCGCTCGCGCGAGCCCTGCTAGCCCCAGGCTGCCCCGCCGGGCGGACACACCCTGGGTGACTGTtcccagcgctgggaggaggCAGCGCCCTGGACAAACAGAGCAGTTTCCAGCCCACGCTGGGGTCGCTGCCGGAGCAGGCGTTTCCAGGCCTGGCTAAGGGGGAGCGAGCGGCCGGGGCGGCAGTGGGGTCAGGTGCCCAGGGGCCCGTTGTCAGAggctgagccccctgcagccatcctgctggctcccagccccgctgccGTGGGCTCTCACTGCTCTCCTGGCAGGGCCGTTCCCGAAGCGCCTGCTCCCCGCCAGGCCCTGTCCTGTCTGGGCTGCAGACACCCACTCTCCCGGAGCCATCCAGCTCCGGTGCCCGAGGGGCGTCCCCCCCACCGGCTGAACAAGAGCATCggggggccctgcccccgccacccactgctgggagccccagctcACAGCCCCCTGTCTGGGGATCCTGGGATTTGGGGCAGACGCAGGCAGCTGCTGCTTGTAGGACAGCTGGAAACCAGCTGTTTGCTCCTTCCTGTGGATGGGACTAGGCTGAGGGGGCGGGGCATCGTCCCTCCTCTGCCCATGGGGCGCAGGGGGCCCCAGGGTAACCAATCCCCTGCATGCAGGGGTCACCGGCTGAATGGTGCACGTGTGAACACGGGGGCTCAGACTCAGGGCCTCCCCACAGCTGGGAGGCCAGGACACACGGGGAAAAGGGAGAGGGCCCAGGGTCGCTCGGGGACTCCAGGGCGGAGCCGGGAAGagaccccaggaatcctgacttccagtcccctGCTGTGACCCGCTCCGCCACCCAGGCCCCGCTCTGCCCAAGCAGGCCCAGCGCCCTGCAGAGAGCGGTGGCACGTGCGCGGATGCAGCACTGCGctgagcagggcagggagcaAATGCCCCAGGccgccctgcagcgcctccttcAGGCTGGCAGGGGAGAGGCCACACCAGGCCCAAGGTGGTAGAGGGTCCTAGGCACCCCGCAGCTGGAGCAGCTCCTCACCTGCACGGAGAGCAGTCCCTTGGCAGACAGCGCGTCCTCACGGATACCGTTGGGGTAGCAGCGGTACTGGGCGGCCAGCACGGGGTAGCGGCTGGCCAGGAAGAGCCCGCTGTTTAAGACCTTGAGAGTacaacagccctgcagcccgtaGGCGCCCACGTCGTACACGATGTGCTCGTAGAAGGGGCTCAGCAGCTGGCACAGCCGGGCGCCCGCCCGCTGGTCAAACACCTCCTGCAGGCACATGAAGTCCACGTCCGGCGGGAAGGGCACCGAGATCTCCCcgggcccagcccctccctccccgtcgAACTGGTGGCTCCTGGGGCCGGCGAAGCTGGCGCTGGCCTCCCCCTGCGTCAGGTGCTGGCCGATGCGGGCCACGCGCTGTTTGATCTGTCCCAGGTTGCTGTTCTTGGCCAGGCCATTGGGCAGGAGGCACACGTTGGCGCTGACGAAGCTGAAGGCCTGGCCGGTGCCCGGCAGCTCCCAGCCCGCTGGCTGGCGCGAGAGCATGTTGTGTTTGTAGGCGAAGGGCCTGCGGGCAGCCTGAAGGGGGAGCCACAGCAGCAGGCCCAGGAGGGCGACGGGCATGGAGAggatgagcagcagcagcagcaaggggcCGGTGACCAGCGCCCGCAGGGGGCAGCGGGGGCAGCACTGACGCTGGCGCCGCTCCGCCGTGGTCTCCTTGAGGTCGAGGAGGCAGTCAGTGGCCCAGTAGCTGGGGAACAGCAGGTGCTGGCCCAGGCTGTACAGGCCTCTCAGGAGCCGGTTCGGGAACGGAGACTCCCGCAGGACCATGCTGCACGgcaccaggggcaggggagcCCGGGCGTTCCTGCTCCACCTGCCTCCCGGGGGCTCCGGTCAGACCTCGCCACGCCCCGGGGGTCCCAATGCACGGCCCCGGggtcctgcagggctgggaggagcGGCTGATCCCGGACGGCTTTGCCTCCAGGTAGGTGCTGAAGGGAAAGAATGGACAGGAAAGTTTCAGATATGGCAAATTTCACTCGCTGGCTGTGAGACTCTCTCAGACTAGCTCCCTTTCACACACACTCCTAAGCTTCTCGCACTCACTTTGAGTAAATAGAGAAAGATTTAAAATAGTTTTGAAGGAGACAGTGTTTGTAGGTTGTCCGCAAACCATGTTGCATGCATGGGTGGCGTGTGAACCGCCGGCTGAGGGAGGCTAGTTCCCGGCTtggcccaccccttctgcctgtccTGAGGTCCCAGCCCCTTCCTCCACCAGAGCCACCTCCccattcctgccccagccctgggctacccGAGTGCCTCCTGTCCTGGAGCCCCAGCTGGTTGGGTGGTGCACTGGGTGGCGTGAGCACCAGCTCCAGCTGCCCGGACTCTCTGGCCGCAGGCCGGCCCTCTAGCCCCAACCCGACCACAGAGGAAGAGTGCCGAGTGCCGATGGGAAGCAGGAGGTGGGTCTGGGggcggagcatgggcggggccacacAGGGCTGtgatacccactgcccatgatTGCATGGAAGCTGGAAGAGCAAGGGGGGACATTAGTCCTTTTGCAAAACAAAAGTTCTTTTGCACAGCCAGAGCATTCCCAGTAATGGGAATCTGAGAAGACcagtagagcagtggtctccaacgtGGGGTGCAGTTTGGCCGGGAGTCCCagtggcttttatttatttatttattgcttagACAGTTCagccgggagcagggggtgcgtgttcaaaatttttttactgatggggtgcgtgatcaaaaaagtttggaaaccactgcactagagctTTTGACGTTGCTAAGCTATCCCCACCCAGCATGCAGGAGAAGAGAGAGTGTTCAGTCTTGTTGGAAAGAATAAGACGCCATTCAGCCCATGCGTCGGACTGGATGGGGTACTGTCCTCTATTACCCAAGTGAAACTGGCAAATCCTGAGCCATGATTCAAGTTTGAGCCACAAAACGAAGTTATAAAAACAGGGCAATATACTAAAGCACATGAATAAAATGTGAAACCAAATTAGATATTAAAAGAAAGGTGGAATCTGAATCCTTTATCTAGGGTTTATTACTTCAAATTAATTAAATTCAATCTTATTACTTTATTTTTACATTCATTTAATGTATTGTTTAgttgtg is part of the Chrysemys picta bellii isolate R12L10 chromosome 2, ASM1138683v2, whole genome shotgun sequence genome and harbors:
- the LOC112061141 gene encoding sphingomyelin phosphodiesterase 3-like, producing the protein MVLRESPFPNRLLRGLYSLGQHLLFPSYWATDCLLDLKETTAERRQRQCCPRCPLRALVTGPLLLLLLILSMPVALLGLLLWLPLQAARRPFAYKHNMLSRQPAGWELPGTGQAFSFVSANVCLLPNGLAKNSNLGQIKQRVARIGQHLTQGEASASFAGPRSHQFDGEGGAGPGEISVPFPPDVDFMCLQEVFDQRAGARLCQLLSPFYEHIVYDVGAYGLQGCCTLKVLNSGLFLASRYPVLAAQYRCYPNGIREDALSAKGLLSVQVQLGSAQRQRIVGYLNCTHLHAPAAHAQIRCDQLTMGLSWVQLFQDTHAQHGDVVAFDVFCGDFNFDNCSSGDELEQTHDIFRQYQDPCRVGPRQDQPWAIGTLLNYLEIHEEAVSTPEKLKRTLEQEEGRRTYLAGPILRDGRPDPSAAGSPWEGRRIDYILYREHPAPISLTTEVEKFSFITQLAGCSDHLAVGLRLLLNPAPQ